In Deltaproteobacteria bacterium GWC2_55_46, a single window of DNA contains:
- a CDS encoding serine protease encodes MLTLCRFFLFLTTVLLIQAFPSSSSAKDILYIKTEGIVNPVMAAYLADGLEEAKETGAEAVIIQMDTPGGLDLSMREIVKGVLASDVPVIVYVAPAGSRAASAGVFITYAANIAAMAPGTNIGSAHPVSMGGQMDETMSKKVENDAVAYIKGLAAKRARNADWAEKAVRESVNITSEEALKLGVIDLVAADSVELLGKLNGMRVETASGARALNTAGARVVEVEMDLRYRILNAISNPNVAYILMMIGLIGIYFELSTPGAIFPGVIGAVSLILAFYAFQTLPVNYAGLILIGLGIIFFIVELMVVSYGLLTIAGVISMFLGSLMLFDSPAPYFRISIYVILPAVILMTAIILGAMFYAVRIHKRKPVSGTELLLGEEGVATEDFGEGREGKVFIEGEYWNAASDEKILKGEKVRVVKVEGLHLEVASGKKR; translated from the coding sequence ATGCTAACCCTATGCAGGTTCTTTCTCTTCCTTACAACCGTTCTCCTTATCCAGGCCTTCCCGTCTTCATCATCCGCAAAGGATATACTCTATATAAAGACAGAGGGTATTGTGAACCCTGTCATGGCCGCCTACCTTGCTGATGGCCTTGAGGAAGCGAAAGAGACAGGCGCCGAAGCGGTCATAATACAGATGGACACCCCTGGCGGCCTCGACCTTTCGATGAGGGAGATAGTGAAGGGCGTCCTCGCTTCCGATGTGCCCGTCATCGTCTATGTGGCCCCTGCCGGCTCGCGGGCCGCCTCAGCCGGCGTATTCATCACCTACGCGGCGAATATCGCGGCCATGGCCCCGGGGACGAACATCGGCTCGGCCCATCCGGTATCGATGGGAGGGCAGATGGACGAGACCATGTCGAAGAAGGTAGAAAACGACGCCGTCGCCTATATAAAAGGCCTGGCCGCGAAAAGGGCGAGGAACGCCGATTGGGCCGAGAAGGCCGTAAGGGAGTCGGTCAATATCACATCAGAAGAGGCGTTGAAGCTCGGGGTCATAGACCTTGTGGCAGCCGATAGCGTTGAGCTTTTAGGAAAGCTCAACGGCATGAGGGTCGAGACCGCTTCGGGCGCGAGGGCTCTTAATACCGCGGGGGCCAGGGTCGTAGAGGTCGAGATGGACCTCCGGTACAGGATCTTGAACGCCATAAGCAACCCCAATGTGGCCTACATACTCATGATGATAGGCCTCATAGGCATATACTTCGAGCTTTCAACCCCCGGGGCCATATTCCCGGGGGTAATAGGGGCGGTCTCGCTGATACTCGCCTTCTACGCCTTCCAGACCTTGCCGGTAAACTACGCCGGGCTGATACTTATCGGGCTCGGCATAATATTTTTCATAGTCGAGCTTATGGTGGTAAGCTACGGACTTCTGACCATAGCGGGGGTGATCTCAATGTTTCTTGGCTCTCTCATGCTCTTTGACTCTCCGGCCCCGTACTTCCGCATCTCGATATACGTGATACTCCCGGCCGTAATACTCATGACAGCGATCATACTCGGCGCCATGTTCTACGCCGTAAGGATACATAAAAGAAAGCCCGTGAGCGGGACCGAGCTGTTGCTCGGCGAAGAGGGCGTGGCAACGGAAGACTTCGGGGAGGGGCGCGAGGGCAAGGTCTTCATAGAGGGCGAGTACTGGAACGCAGCAAGTGATGAGAAGATATTAAAAGGGGAAAAGGTCAGGGTAGTAAAGGTCGAGGGGCTTCACCTCGAAGTGGCCAGTGGCAAAAAACGATAA
- a CDS encoding bifunctional hydroxymethylpyrimidine kinase/phosphomethylpyrimidine kinase, translating into MKTALTIAGSDPSGGAGLQRDLATFQDYGVKGLSAVAALTAQNSSIVSATQPVTAHFLASQIRTLAKEFRIDAVKIGMTGSSENLRTIRALIKSLRLEKVVLDPVLRSTSGKALLDKKGVTELASILPFVKLVTPNLPEAEALTGIKEISDLKGMEEAAERLHAMGAAYALIKGGHLKGAPVDLLFNGRSFVYFQGKRIKGRSERFHGTGCILSAAIAAGLAQAKGVERAVLDAKAYLATVLRSR; encoded by the coding sequence ATGAAGACAGCCCTGACCATAGCTGGCTCTGACCCTTCTGGCGGCGCGGGCCTTCAAAGGGACCTCGCGACCTTCCAGGACTACGGCGTAAAGGGCCTTTCAGCGGTAGCGGCCCTGACCGCCCAGAACTCATCTATTGTAAGCGCCACCCAACCTGTGACAGCGCACTTTTTAGCAAGCCAGATAAGGACCCTTGCAAAAGAGTTCCGGATAGACGCCGTCAAGATAGGCATGACCGGAAGCTCGGAGAACCTCAGGACGATAAGGGCCCTCATAAAAAGCCTCCGGCTCGAAAAAGTTGTCCTCGACCCGGTGCTCCGCTCAACAAGCGGCAAGGCCCTGCTCGACAAAAAAGGAGTAACGGAGCTTGCTTCGATCCTCCCTTTTGTAAAGCTGGTCACGCCCAACCTGCCGGAGGCAGAGGCGCTGACGGGCATAAAAGAGATAAGCGACCTTAAGGGGATGGAAGAGGCGGCCGAAAGACTGCACGCGATGGGCGCCGCATACGCGCTCATCAAGGGCGGCCACCTCAAGGGGGCGCCGGTAGACCTCCTCTTTAACGGCAGGTCGTTCGTATATTTCCAGGGCAAGAGGATCAAGGGAAGGAGCGAGAGGTTTCACGGGACAGGGTGCATCTTATCGGCGGCCATAGCCGCCGGACTCGCTCAAGCCAAGGGCGTCGAAAGGGCTGTCCTTGACGCCAAGGCCTACCTTGCTACAGTGCTCAGGAGTAGGTAA
- a CDS encoding glycosyl transferase — protein MGKVSILILFDLLMACLAVYTGWFIRFGTSLEASSLFGLGALFFAAVLIVSSFLCELYNLEKNAGKKEISAKVIVSMALSFFILATAYYLIPQLMIGRGVLALSLGSFAVYQFLGHLAFRISSSLPTFAKRVLILGTGPLANKMGSVMNGMSHNYVLAGYVNCTNETVLVPLHSIIGSGEGLAETVQKEKAHKIVVSLSERRGSFPLRDVLDCKLGGIEVMDAPSFYEQVTGKLLIENITPSWFIFSDGFRITHSKMLLKRVFDMFTSVAALLVALPMIPFIVLAVKADSPGPVLFRQIRVGQKGKKFALYKFRTMRNDAEAETGAVWSQENDPRVTRIGRWLRKSRLDEIPQLYNVLRGDMSLVGPRPERPEFISQLSEAIPFYTERHYVKPGITGWAQIKYPYGASVDDSLEKLRYDLFYIKHLSPLLDIFILVETAKVMLFGRGGR, from the coding sequence ATGGGAAAGGTCTCCATACTCATTCTCTTTGATCTGTTGATGGCCTGCCTCGCGGTCTATACGGGGTGGTTCATACGCTTCGGGACCTCGCTTGAGGCAAGCTCTCTTTTTGGGCTCGGCGCTCTCTTTTTCGCGGCTGTCCTCATAGTCTCATCATTTCTCTGCGAGCTCTATAACCTGGAGAAAAACGCTGGAAAAAAAGAAATTTCTGCCAAGGTGATCGTCTCGATGGCGTTGTCCTTTTTCATATTGGCGACCGCCTATTATCTTATTCCGCAGCTTATGATCGGCAGGGGCGTGCTCGCGCTTTCGCTCGGGTCGTTTGCGGTATATCAGTTCCTGGGGCATCTCGCGTTCCGGATATCGTCGAGCCTTCCGACCTTCGCGAAAAGGGTGCTTATACTCGGGACAGGGCCGCTTGCGAATAAAATGGGCTCGGTCATGAACGGCATGAGCCATAATTACGTGCTGGCCGGCTACGTGAACTGCACCAACGAGACCGTGCTGGTGCCGCTGCATTCCATAATCGGCAGTGGCGAGGGGCTCGCCGAGACCGTCCAGAAGGAAAAGGCCCACAAGATAGTGGTATCCCTTTCAGAGCGGCGCGGCTCTTTCCCGCTCCGCGACGTGCTGGACTGCAAGCTCGGCGGAATAGAAGTGATGGACGCGCCCTCTTTTTACGAGCAGGTAACGGGCAAGCTCCTTATAGAGAACATCACCCCGAGCTGGTTCATATTCTCTGACGGCTTCAGGATCACCCATTCGAAGATGCTCCTTAAGCGCGTCTTCGACATGTTTACGTCGGTCGCGGCGCTGCTTGTCGCCCTGCCGATGATTCCATTCATAGTGCTCGCGGTGAAGGCCGATTCGCCAGGCCCGGTCCTCTTCAGGCAGATAAGGGTCGGCCAGAAGGGGAAGAAGTTCGCCCTCTATAAATTCAGGACCATGCGAAATGACGCCGAGGCCGAAACAGGCGCCGTCTGGAGCCAGGAGAACGACCCGAGGGTTACGCGCATCGGCAGGTGGCTTCGCAAATCGAGGCTCGACGAGATACCACAGCTCTACAACGTGCTCAGGGGCGACATGAGCCTGGTCGGGCCAAGGCCCGAGAGGCCGGAATTCATAAGCCAGCTCAGCGAGGCCATCCCGTTTTACACGGAGCGCCACTACGTGAAGCCGGGCATAACGGGCTGGGCGCAGATAAAGTACCCTTACGGCGCCTCTGTCGACGATTCGCTCGAGAAGCTCAGATACGACCTTTTCTACATAAAACACCTCTCCCCCCTTCTGGACATCTTCATATTGGTCGAGACCGCAAAGGTCATGTTGTTCGGAAGAGGCGGGAGATAG
- a CDS encoding CAAX prenyl protease-related protein, with translation MFQQQKGCPLRRDILVRVLPFALFMALIGAEEGLRYLSPYLGLSIGTGAAVYFYPMKIVAAGLALLYFRKDYDELCFRDLLRPAMTAQSILAGLAIFILWINMDWGFARFGPAEAFDPGSIENDTNRALYIATRLFGASVLVPVMEEIFWRSFLLRYIANPDFRGVAIGAWALTPFLAITVLFGLEHNMVAAGLMAGAAYNLLLFRTRSIAQCVIAHSTTNLALGIYVMMTGSWQFW, from the coding sequence ATTTTTCAGCAACAGAAAGGTTGCCCGCTGAGAAGAGATATCCTTGTCCGCGTCCTTCCCTTCGCCCTTTTCATGGCCCTTATCGGCGCCGAGGAAGGACTACGTTATCTTTCCCCCTACCTCGGGCTATCCATCGGTACAGGCGCTGCCGTCTATTTTTATCCCATGAAGATCGTCGCGGCCGGCCTGGCGCTCCTGTACTTCCGGAAAGATTACGACGAGCTATGCTTTCGCGACCTCCTGCGTCCGGCCATGACCGCGCAGAGCATACTGGCCGGACTGGCCATATTCATACTCTGGATAAACATGGATTGGGGCTTCGCGAGGTTCGGCCCGGCGGAAGCCTTCGATCCAGGCTCCATCGAAAATGATACCAACAGAGCCCTGTACATCGCGACCAGGCTTTTCGGAGCGTCTGTACTCGTACCCGTGATGGAAGAGATATTCTGGAGGTCTTTTCTTCTAAGGTACATCGCGAACCCGGACTTCAGGGGCGTGGCGATCGGGGCCTGGGCGCTTACGCCCTTTCTGGCGATCACTGTACTTTTCGGCCTCGAGCATAACATGGTAGCCGCGGGATTGATGGCAGGGGCCGCCTATAACCTGCTCCTCTTCAGGACCCGGAGCATAGCGCAGTGCGTAATCGCCCACTCGACAACGAATCTCGCCCTGGGCATCTACGTTATGATGACCGGGAGCTGGCAGTTCTGGTGA
- a CDS encoding polysaccharide biosynthesis protein: MSRIDQAIEKAARLREQRSPEKAHKEPPAGRPVAETPSTPARVVDVSCVSPFIVALNDQGSAVAEEYRKLKSIIVGLTTGAEEFRNTILVTSSIGSEGKSITSLNLAVTLSRDYDFTVLLIDTDLRRPSLNKYLNLEGEPGITDCLLDGLDLSKALIRTNLGKLSFLPAGRKIDNPAELLSSQKMKDFIAGVKQRYPDRYVIIDAPPILPFAESLSLSASVDGVLFVVRERAASVKHVGEALNLLRGSNLLGIVYNGAETEMSQHYSYYNY, translated from the coding sequence ATGAGCAGGATCGACCAAGCGATAGAGAAGGCGGCCAGACTGAGGGAGCAGAGGTCTCCTGAAAAGGCCCATAAGGAGCCGCCTGCAGGCAGGCCGGTTGCCGAGACGCCTTCGACCCCGGCGAGGGTGGTTGACGTGAGCTGCGTAAGCCCTTTTATAGTGGCCCTCAACGACCAGGGCTCCGCCGTGGCCGAGGAGTACAGGAAGCTCAAATCGATCATCGTCGGCCTCACCACCGGAGCAGAAGAGTTCCGGAACACCATACTGGTCACGAGCTCGATAGGTTCCGAGGGCAAGAGCATAACGTCGCTTAACCTCGCCGTCACTCTGTCGCGCGATTACGACTTTACGGTCCTTTTGATAGACACCGATCTCAGGAGGCCCTCGCTCAACAAATACCTGAACCTGGAGGGCGAGCCTGGGATAACGGACTGCCTGCTGGACGGCCTTGACCTATCCAAAGCGCTCATAAGGACCAACCTGGGAAAGCTCTCGTTCCTGCCGGCAGGCCGGAAGATAGACAACCCGGCTGAGCTCCTTTCGTCACAGAAGATGAAGGACTTCATCGCCGGAGTTAAACAGAGGTATCCCGACAGGTACGTAATCATAGACGCCCCGCCGATACTGCCCTTTGCCGAATCCCTGTCCCTCAGCGCGTCTGTCGATGGCGTCCTGTTTGTGGTGAGGGAGAGGGCGGCATCGGTAAAGCACGTCGGAGAGGCTCTTAACCTCCTGAGGGGCTCGAACCTGCTCGGCATAGTCTACAACGGGGCTGAAACAGAGATGAGCCAGCACTATTCATATTACAATTATTGA
- a CDS encoding sigma-54-dependent Fis family transcriptional regulator: MNSTVRAKIAIIDDEPNAVKVLSAILAEEGYHILSAMTAEQGIELMDSEDLDAVITDIKLPGKNGMQLFEYASERHPDVPVIFLTAYGSVDSAVQAMTRGAFYYFIKPPDYLKLKGILARALEQRRLKREVDTLRKRLSSEHIQHFIIGTTHEMRKIVEMIESVKNTASSVLITGETGTGKELIAKTLHYTSSRRENPFVAVNCAAFPRELMEAEFFGYQKGSFTGALSTRIGRFEEAEGGTLFLDEIGELELQLQAKLLRVLQEREMERLGSSKKIKVNFRLICSTNRDLKAEVEHGTFRRDLFYRINVVQLTVPPLRERRADLPLILSEFLSEVCLREKKLLTISDDVMRIFEGYPWPGNIRQLKNVVERAVVLAKKDRITIKELPEEFLLGTRSAGSAPRRHSSALTLKEMALDAVTKTLQECKGNKSKAAKMLGISRKAFYKRLKEAELA, from the coding sequence ATGAATTCAACTGTAAGAGCGAAGATAGCGATAATAGACGACGAGCCAAACGCCGTAAAGGTCCTCTCGGCCATCCTCGCGGAGGAAGGCTATCATATATTGAGCGCGATGACAGCCGAGCAGGGCATCGAGCTCATGGATTCAGAGGACCTCGACGCTGTCATAACCGATATAAAGCTGCCGGGGAAAAACGGCATGCAGCTCTTCGAGTACGCTTCCGAGAGGCACCCGGACGTGCCGGTCATCTTCCTTACCGCTTACGGCAGCGTCGATTCGGCTGTCCAGGCCATGACCAGGGGCGCGTTCTATTATTTCATCAAGCCGCCGGACTACCTTAAGCTAAAAGGCATACTCGCCAGGGCCCTTGAGCAGAGGCGCCTTAAGCGCGAGGTCGACACGCTTCGGAAAAGGCTCTCCTCCGAGCATATCCAGCACTTCATCATTGGCACCACGCACGAGATGCGAAAAATAGTCGAGATGATCGAGTCTGTAAAGAACACCGCTTCGAGCGTGCTGATAACCGGCGAGACAGGCACCGGCAAGGAGCTCATCGCCAAGACGCTTCATTATACGAGCTCGCGGCGCGAGAATCCCTTCGTGGCGGTGAACTGCGCCGCGTTCCCGCGAGAGCTGATGGAGGCGGAGTTCTTCGGCTACCAGAAAGGCTCTTTCACGGGCGCGCTCTCCACAAGGATCGGGAGGTTCGAAGAGGCCGAAGGCGGCACGCTCTTCCTCGATGAAATAGGGGAGCTGGAGCTTCAGCTCCAGGCGAAACTTCTGAGGGTGCTCCAGGAGCGCGAGATGGAGAGGCTCGGGAGCAGCAAGAAGATAAAGGTAAACTTCCGGCTCATATGCTCTACCAACAGGGACCTGAAGGCAGAGGTCGAGCATGGCACGTTCAGAAGGGACCTCTTCTACAGGATAAACGTCGTGCAGCTTACGGTGCCGCCGCTGAGGGAGAGGAGGGCCGACCTGCCGCTCATATTGTCCGAGTTCCTCAGCGAGGTATGCCTGAGGGAGAAAAAGCTCCTCACGATATCCGACGACGTCATGAGGATCTTCGAGGGCTATCCATGGCCCGGCAACATAAGGCAGCTCAAAAACGTAGTTGAACGGGCCGTGGTCCTCGCGAAAAAAGACAGGATAACGATCAAAGAGCTCCCGGAGGAATTCCTGCTCGGCACACGGTCCGCTGGAAGCGCCCCACGGCGCCACTCATCTGCCCTGACCCTCAAGGAGATGGCACTTGATGCTGTAACAAAGACACTGCAGGAGTGCAAAGGCAACAAATCAAAGGCCGCGAAGATGCTCGGTATCTCCAGAAAGGCCTTCTACAAGAGGCTTAAAGAGGCTGAACTGGCTTGA
- a CDS encoding threonine ammonia-lyase — translation MIELIKEAAQRIKGIVSNTPVIFSSSLSQLFGFECFLKLENFQKTGSFKARGAYFKISSLTDAEKSTGVITASSGNHAQGVAWASTLLGVRSLIVMPETTPIVKFVATKGYGGEVVFHGRNFFESYRYAKDLAREKGLFFIHPFDDYQVMAGQGTIGLEILAAVPQADTVVVPVGGGGLISGIATALKETRGGITVVGVEAAASSSCVESIKRGAPSVVEQRPTIADGIAVKRVGEKTFEVIKRYVDRVVDVGEDSIAGAIVKLLERKKLIVEGAGAVPVAAAMEGKLPGSTRKAVFVLSGGNIDVTTLDRVIRLGLLREGRILKITTIIPDEPGSLARLTAEIAALKANILHVIHQREAVDVSVGSIRLEIILEVEGHEHSERILKALGEKGYVVGG, via the coding sequence ATGATAGAGCTTATAAAGGAGGCCGCCCAAAGGATAAAAGGCATAGTAAGTAACACCCCCGTAATATTCTCTTCCAGCCTCTCCCAACTCTTCGGCTTTGAATGCTTCCTTAAATTGGAGAACTTCCAGAAGACCGGCTCGTTCAAGGCCAGGGGGGCGTACTTCAAGATCTCGTCACTAACGGACGCGGAAAAGTCCACCGGGGTCATAACCGCCTCGTCAGGCAACCACGCGCAGGGGGTGGCCTGGGCATCTACGCTTCTCGGGGTAAGGTCCCTCATAGTCATGCCTGAGACGACGCCCATCGTGAAGTTCGTAGCCACAAAGGGCTACGGCGGCGAGGTCGTATTCCATGGCAGGAATTTTTTCGAATCATACAGATACGCAAAAGACCTTGCCAGAGAAAAGGGGCTCTTCTTCATCCACCCATTCGACGACTACCAGGTCATGGCAGGGCAGGGGACGATAGGCCTGGAGATACTCGCGGCCGTGCCCCAGGCAGATACCGTCGTCGTCCCCGTGGGCGGCGGCGGGCTCATCTCTGGCATAGCGACGGCCTTGAAGGAAACACGCGGTGGAATAACCGTGGTCGGGGTCGAGGCCGCGGCGTCAAGCTCGTGCGTCGAGTCGATAAAAAGGGGCGCGCCGAGCGTGGTAGAGCAGAGGCCGACCATAGCCGACGGCATAGCGGTAAAGCGAGTCGGGGAGAAGACATTCGAGGTAATAAAAAGATATGTCGACAGGGTGGTCGACGTCGGCGAGGACTCTATCGCGGGGGCGATAGTAAAGCTCCTTGAAAGGAAAAAGCTCATAGTCGAAGGGGCAGGGGCGGTGCCTGTGGCAGCAGCGATGGAAGGCAAGCTCCCCGGATCGACCCGTAAGGCGGTATTTGTCTTAAGCGGCGGCAACATAGACGTAACCACCCTTGACAGGGTGATAAGGCTGGGCCTGCTGCGAGAGGGCAGGATCTTGAAGATAACGACCATCATACCCGATGAGCCGGGGTCTTTAGCGCGCCTCACCGCCGAGATAGCCGCGCTCAAGGCCAATATACTCCATGTGATACACCAGAGGGAGGCGGTAGATGTGTCTGTAGGCTCTATAAGGCTTGAGATAATACTCGAGGTTGAGGGGCACGAGCATTCGGAGAGGATACTTAAGGCGCTCGGCGAGAAGGGCTATGTGGTGGGGGGATAG
- a CDS encoding sugar ABC transporter substrate-binding protein: MKKTLLLAILLVLASGQARAGDYVIGDGDTLVISVWGVKELSTPVRVRPDGKITIPAIGDVVATGYTPAGLQEVLTERLKSIVKNPTVNVIVEGINNSKVYVFGGGVKSGVVDLNKRTTLLQLLCQISETKGADLKRAYVQRDGKKVKEDFYDLFITGKTSDDIVIEPNDVIFMPVLLERSVYVVGAVNTPKFIEYREGLTVMEAVLEAGGFTKFANQNGVTVFRKNGDNKRSSIPVRAEDLTKKGDLSQNLALSPGDYVVVREGLF; the protein is encoded by the coding sequence TTGAAGAAGACCCTATTGCTCGCAATACTTCTTGTTTTGGCATCCGGCCAGGCCAGGGCCGGAGACTACGTCATAGGCGACGGGGACACACTCGTCATATCTGTCTGGGGCGTCAAGGAGCTCAGCACCCCTGTAAGGGTGAGGCCTGACGGAAAGATCACGATCCCGGCCATCGGGGACGTCGTAGCGACCGGCTATACCCCGGCAGGGCTCCAGGAGGTCCTGACCGAGCGGCTCAAGTCGATAGTCAAGAACCCGACCGTGAACGTCATAGTGGAGGGCATAAACAACAGCAAGGTCTATGTCTTCGGGGGAGGAGTAAAGTCCGGGGTCGTGGACCTTAACAAAAGGACGACGCTCCTTCAGCTGCTCTGCCAGATAAGCGAGACGAAGGGCGCGGACCTGAAGCGCGCTTACGTCCAGAGGGATGGCAAAAAGGTCAAGGAGGACTTCTACGACCTTTTCATAACAGGCAAGACCTCGGATGACATCGTCATCGAGCCCAATGACGTGATATTCATGCCAGTGCTCCTTGAAAGGAGCGTCTATGTCGTTGGCGCGGTGAATACCCCCAAGTTCATCGAGTACAGGGAGGGTCTCACCGTCATGGAGGCCGTACTCGAGGCCGGAGGCTTCACCAAGTTCGCGAACCAGAACGGGGTCACCGTCTTCAGGAAGAACGGCGACAACAAGAGGTCGTCGATACCGGTGAGAGCGGAAGACCTCACGAAAAAGGGAGACTTAAGCCAGAACCTGGCCTTGAGCCCCGGCGATTATGTCGTGGTAAGGGAAGGGCTTTTTTAG
- a CDS encoding uridine kinase, whose amino-acid sequence MDRVLIGICGGSGSGKSTLSRALAKKIGCNDAAILQQDSYYKDLSRLSTEQRERVNFDHPSAIDWDLLAVHLGRLRQGAEAEVPSYDFSTHSRLPGSKAIKGAQVVIVEGHLILSQAGIRQMLDLRLFLDASLDLMLLRRLERDVAERGRSVESVASQYSLSVRPMYLEFVHPSRKWADLVINADSGPDEILEQAVKGAASFLSLEGARPSVASAARRDHGTMGLK is encoded by the coding sequence ATGGACAGAGTGCTCATTGGCATATGCGGCGGGTCCGGTTCAGGCAAGAGCACCCTCTCCCGCGCGCTTGCCAAAAAAATCGGCTGCAATGACGCTGCCATACTCCAGCAGGATTCTTATTATAAGGACCTCAGCCGCCTTTCAACGGAGCAAAGGGAGCGGGTGAACTTTGATCATCCTTCAGCCATCGACTGGGACCTTCTTGCGGTACATCTCGGCAGATTGCGCCAGGGCGCCGAGGCAGAAGTCCCTTCCTATGATTTCAGCACGCATTCGAGACTGCCGGGCAGCAAGGCGATAAAGGGCGCTCAGGTCGTTATCGTCGAGGGGCACCTGATACTCAGCCAGGCCGGGATAAGACAGATGCTGGACCTGAGATTATTTCTTGATGCCAGCCTTGATTTGATGTTGCTGAGACGCCTTGAAAGAGACGTGGCCGAAAGGGGAAGGAGTGTCGAGTCGGTTGCGAGCCAGTACTCTCTTTCAGTGCGCCCCATGTACCTTGAGTTCGTCCATCCCAGCAGAAAATGGGCGGATCTCGTGATAAACGCCGATTCCGGGCCTGATGAGATCCTTGAGCAGGCCGTTAAAGGGGCGGCCTCATTTTTAAGCCTTGAGGGCGCGCGGCCATCGGTTGCAAGCGCGGCGCGAAGGGACCACGGTACGATGGGCCTGAAATGA
- a CDS encoding polysaccharide deacetylase yields MRNALTIDVEDYYHVTAFEKYIKKGEWDSLPSRVVDNTLRVLDMADEHSVKATFFVLGWVAERAPQLVRRIQERGHEIACHGYGHGLVYRLGAEGFRADVKRAKSILEDASGQAVTGYRAPSYSITGNSLWAIDILIEEGFSYDSSIFPITHDVYGIPGAERFPYVIKRPTGSILEFPLSTREFSIWGRAFRLPVAGGGYLRLFPLWVIKKAIAHINESEKQPAVLYFHPWEMDPGQPRIDAGLLSSFRHYTNIDKTMEKTASLLSAFRFAPMRSVLSGLGLGNSALN; encoded by the coding sequence ATGCGCAACGCACTTACAATAGACGTGGAGGATTACTATCACGTTACCGCCTTTGAGAAGTACATAAAGAAGGGGGAATGGGACAGCCTGCCCTCCAGGGTGGTCGACAATACCCTGAGGGTGCTGGACATGGCTGACGAGCATTCGGTAAAGGCGACCTTCTTTGTGCTCGGCTGGGTGGCTGAGCGGGCTCCTCAGCTGGTGAGGAGGATCCAGGAAAGGGGTCACGAGATCGCCTGCCATGGCTACGGTCACGGTCTTGTATACAGGCTTGGGGCGGAAGGCTTCAGGGCTGACGTGAAACGCGCGAAGTCCATACTCGAGGACGCTTCCGGCCAGGCGGTCACCGGCTACAGGGCCCCGAGCTACTCGATCACCGGAAACTCTCTGTGGGCCATCGATATTTTAATAGAGGAAGGGTTCTCGTACGATTCCAGCATATTCCCGATAACGCATGACGTGTACGGCATACCAGGCGCTGAAAGGTTTCCTTACGTCATTAAAAGGCCGACAGGCTCAATACTCGAGTTCCCGCTTTCAACGAGGGAGTTCAGCATCTGGGGGCGCGCGTTCAGGCTCCCGGTGGCGGGCGGCGGGTATTTGAGGCTATTTCCGCTTTGGGTGATCAAAAAAGCCATAGCTCACATAAACGAATCGGAGAAGCAGCCTGCAGTCTTATATTTTCATCCGTGGGAGATGGACCCGGGACAGCCGCGGATAGATGCAGGCCTTCTGTCAAGCTTCAGGCATTACACCAATATCGACAAGACCATGGAAAAAACAGCGAGCCTGCTCTCCGCGTTCAGGTTCGCTCCGATGCGCAGCGTGCTCAGCGGACTTGGCCTGGGCAACAGCGCACTGAACTGA
- a CDS encoding 23S rRNA (guanosine(2251)-2'-O)-methyltransferase RlmB produces the protein MRTVYGINPVLEALKAASAIDRILLAEGRTGKAALDIIRHARQRNIEVARMPEEEIRRLAGTDRHQGVAALIHEEFKYYDIEDLISFWKESKEQAFFLILDSIQDPQNLGSLIRTANAAGLHGVIIPKDRASEVTPTVVKASAGATEHTRIAREVNLVRAIEKLKEEGVWTVAVEAGCRDTVYTADLDRDLCVVIGSEGKGIRRLVRESCDFCVSIPMRGQVNSLNAAQAGAVAIFEALRQRL, from the coding sequence GTGAGGACAGTTTACGGGATAAACCCGGTCCTGGAGGCTTTAAAGGCCGCATCTGCCATAGACAGGATCCTGTTGGCCGAGGGCAGGACAGGCAAGGCCGCTTTGGATATAATCAGGCACGCGCGCCAGAGAAATATCGAAGTCGCGAGGATGCCCGAGGAAGAGATAAGAAGGCTTGCGGGCACCGACAGGCACCAGGGTGTGGCCGCGCTGATCCATGAAGAGTTCAAATACTACGATATAGAGGACCTCATCTCCTTCTGGAAGGAGAGTAAAGAACAGGCATTCTTCCTCATACTCGATTCTATCCAGGACCCGCAGAACCTGGGCTCGCTTATCCGCACCGCCAACGCAGCCGGTCTCCACGGCGTCATAATCCCGAAGGACAGGGCGAGCGAGGTGACGCCAACCGTTGTTAAGGCCTCAGCCGGGGCTACCGAGCATACGAGGATAGCAAGAGAGGTGAACCTCGTACGCGCGATAGAGAAGCTCAAGGAGGAGGGGGTCTGGACCGTGGCTGTAGAGGCCGGGTGCCGGGATACGGTCTACACCGCCGATCTCGACAGGGACTTATGCGTAGTCATAGGGAGCGAGGGCAAGGGCATAAGGAGGCTTGTTCGCGAGAGCTGTGATTTCTGCGTATCGATCCCCATGCGCGGGCAGGTGAACTCTTTGAACGCGGCGCAGGCCGGGGCTGTGGCGATCTTTGAGGCGTTGCGGCAGAGGCTTTAG